A single Biomphalaria glabrata chromosome 2, xgBioGlab47.1, whole genome shotgun sequence DNA region contains:
- the LOC106074352 gene encoding NADH dehydrogenase [ubiquinone] 1 alpha subcomplex subunit 6-like, producing MATNRLVQQGVKQVKPLLSLDRTEARRRVLNLYKAWYRQIPYTVNAFYIPVTVKQGREKLRELFMKNKHVTDIRAIDMLVIKGQMDLVETANIWKQRNHVMMFFKDTVNPKPTDFLSKFYEGND from the exons ATGGCTACCAATAGATTAGTACAACAGGGAGTCAAACAAGTGAAACCCTTACTCTCGCTAGACCGAACTGAAGCAAGAAGAAGAGTTTTAAATCTCTACAAAGCATGGTATAGACAAATCCCTTACACTG TGAATGCATTCTACATCCCTGTCACAGTGAAGCAAGGAAGAGAGAAACTGAGAGAACTCTTTATGAAAAATAAACATGTGACAGACATCAGGGCCATAGACATGCTGGTCATCAAG GGTCAGATGGATTTAGTGGAAACTGCTAACATCTGGAAACAACGTAATCATGTCATGATGTTTTTTAAAGACACTGTTAATCCAAAGCCCACAGATTTCTTGTCCAAATTCTATGAAGGAAATGATTAA